The following proteins come from a genomic window of Halomarina ordinaria:
- a CDS encoding lipopolysaccharide biosynthesis protein, producing the protein MRRLLRLLKRSLSPDGDLTSRTVVSGLWVAFTNGGNRVLETVMLVVMARLLSPADFGLFGIAMIALSAFKRFSRLGLDTALIQRKDENVDAYLDTAFTLQILRGIAIAAVAYLSAPFVAPFFDEPQAELLLRVLAIATLFETLYNPGRVYFEKDLAFHKQFVFSLSGTLPRVVVSIGYALFVEATVWALAVGFIAGNVVRMLTSYAIHDYRPWPRFNRTYAGEIIGYGKWILGSSMVSFLYSEGDDIFVGRVLGSGALGAYQLAYQLSNAPATEISHTISRVAMPAYSKVQDDTAALREGFYRVLRLSSLVSLPVGVGIAVVAPVFVPVFLGDGWEAMIVPMQILAGFGLLRSVRTCTSPLFNAVGRPDYGAKLHALRLAVLAVAIYPLTTAFGLPGTSLAVLVTSAVGLPVAAWLALRIVDDDLRSLAAPIVFPAFGSVVMGGCALFARRAVTETAGMFVGFVATVLTGVVVYALVMFALEQRFDIGLNDLVGQVRGSL; encoded by the coding sequence ATGAGGCGACTCCTCAGGCTGCTCAAGCGGTCGCTCTCGCCCGACGGCGACCTCACCTCGCGGACGGTCGTCAGCGGGTTGTGGGTCGCGTTCACCAACGGCGGCAACCGCGTGCTGGAGACGGTGATGCTCGTCGTGATGGCGCGCCTGCTCTCGCCGGCGGACTTCGGGCTGTTCGGTATCGCCATGATCGCGCTCTCCGCGTTCAAGCGGTTCTCGCGCCTCGGCCTGGACACGGCCCTCATCCAGCGAAAGGACGAGAACGTCGACGCCTACCTCGACACGGCGTTCACCCTCCAGATACTTCGAGGAATCGCCATCGCGGCGGTGGCCTACCTCTCGGCGCCGTTCGTCGCCCCGTTCTTCGACGAACCGCAGGCGGAACTGCTGTTGCGCGTCCTCGCCATCGCGACGCTCTTCGAGACGCTCTACAACCCGGGGCGGGTCTACTTCGAGAAGGACCTCGCGTTCCACAAACAGTTCGTCTTCTCGCTCAGCGGGACGCTCCCCCGCGTCGTGGTGTCCATCGGCTACGCGCTGTTCGTCGAGGCGACGGTGTGGGCGCTCGCCGTCGGGTTCATCGCCGGTAACGTGGTCCGGATGCTCACCTCCTACGCCATCCACGACTATCGCCCCTGGCCGCGGTTCAACCGCACGTACGCGGGCGAGATCATCGGCTACGGGAAGTGGATTCTCGGCTCCTCGATGGTGTCGTTCCTCTACAGCGAGGGCGACGACATCTTCGTCGGTCGCGTCCTCGGCTCGGGCGCCCTCGGTGCCTACCAGCTCGCCTACCAGCTCTCGAACGCCCCCGCCACGGAGATCTCACACACCATCTCGCGGGTCGCCATGCCCGCCTACTCGAAGGTGCAGGACGACACGGCCGCCCTGCGCGAGGGGTTCTACCGCGTGCTGCGGCTCTCCTCGCTCGTCTCGCTGCCGGTCGGCGTCGGCATCGCCGTCGTCGCGCCCGTCTTCGTCCCCGTGTTCCTCGGCGACGGCTGGGAGGCGATGATCGTCCCCATGCAGATACTCGCCGGCTTCGGTCTCCTGCGGTCGGTCCGGACGTGTACCTCGCCGCTGTTCAACGCGGTCGGCCGCCCGGACTACGGCGCGAAACTCCACGCCCTCCGACTGGCCGTCCTGGCGGTCGCCATCTACCCGCTGACCACCGCGTTCGGCCTCCCGGGGACGTCGCTCGCGGTCCTCGTGACGAGCGCGGTCGGTCTCCCCGTCGCGGCGTGGCTGGCCCTCCGCATCGTCGACGACGACCTGCGCTCGCTCGCTGCCCCCATCGTGTTCCCGGCGTTCGGGAGCGTCGTCATGGGCGGCTGCGCACTGTTCGCCCGTCGGGCGGTCACCGAGACGGCGGGGATGTTCGTCGGGTTCGTCGCGACGGTCCTCACCGGCGTGGTCGTCTACGCACTCGTCATGTTCGCGCTCGAACAGCGCTTCGACATCGGACTGAACGACCTCGTCGGACAGGTCCGGGGAAGCCTCTGA
- a CDS encoding carboxypeptidase M32, producing the protein MATDQPSQYDDFLTRVRRISNLQTAGGVLSWDQQVMMPEGGTPARSKQLSTLSALSHELLTDEGMATHLDALESTDLDDDRRAVVRELRREHDRAASVPADLVEEISEATSEALSVWQRAKDEDDFEHFAPTLERLVELKREYAAHIDPDADPYAVLFADYEPYLDLETAERVLERLRERLVPLIEAVEASDVSFESPFSGTYDDETQMALARDVLDTLGYPWERGRLDTAPHPFMSGTQFDARVTTRFKPDEPMDALTAVVHEFGHATYQLGLPDEAYGTPLGRSRDLTVHESQSRLWENHVGRTRAFWDLLAPVVSDHLGDVSSGELFEAANRVYPDNLIRVEADELTYHLHIILRFEIERALVSGDLAVADVPEAWNDKMESYLGVRPETDAEGCLQDIHWAHANFGYFPTYSLGSVLAAQLFAAAERDVGDVEAQVREGDFDTLRDWLREHVHRHGQRYTTPDLVREATGEAYTADYFLDYVEGKYGDLYDL; encoded by the coding sequence ATGGCGACTGACCAGCCGTCGCAGTACGACGACTTCCTGACGCGGGTCCGCCGCATCTCGAACCTCCAGACCGCGGGCGGGGTCCTCTCGTGGGACCAGCAGGTGATGATGCCCGAGGGGGGGACGCCGGCCCGGTCGAAACAGCTCTCGACGCTCTCCGCGCTCTCGCACGAACTGCTCACCGACGAGGGGATGGCCACCCACCTCGACGCGCTCGAGTCGACGGACCTCGACGACGACCGGCGGGCGGTCGTCCGCGAACTCCGGCGCGAACACGACCGCGCGGCGAGCGTCCCCGCCGACCTGGTCGAGGAGATATCCGAGGCGACGAGCGAGGCGCTGTCGGTCTGGCAGCGGGCGAAGGACGAGGACGACTTCGAGCACTTCGCGCCGACGCTCGAACGCCTCGTGGAACTCAAACGCGAGTACGCCGCGCACATCGACCCCGACGCCGACCCCTACGCGGTGCTGTTCGCCGACTACGAACCGTACCTCGACCTGGAGACGGCCGAGCGCGTGCTCGAACGCCTCCGCGAGCGACTCGTCCCGCTCATCGAGGCGGTCGAGGCGAGCGACGTCTCCTTCGAGTCGCCCTTCTCGGGCACCTACGACGACGAGACGCAGATGGCGCTGGCACGCGACGTGCTCGACACGCTCGGCTACCCGTGGGAGCGCGGCCGCCTCGACACCGCCCCCCACCCCTTCATGTCCGGGACGCAGTTCGACGCCCGCGTGACGACGCGCTTCAAGCCCGACGAGCCGATGGACGCGCTCACCGCCGTCGTCCACGAGTTCGGCCACGCCACCTACCAGCTCGGCCTCCCCGACGAGGCGTACGGCACGCCCCTCGGTCGGTCGCGCGACCTCACGGTCCACGAGTCGCAGTCGCGCCTCTGGGAGAACCACGTCGGCCGGACGCGGGCGTTCTGGGACCTGCTCGCGCCGGTCGTGAGCGACCACCTCGGCGACGTCTCGTCCGGGGAGCTGTTCGAGGCGGCCAACCGCGTCTACCCGGACAACCTGATTCGGGTGGAGGCGGACGAACTCACCTACCACCTCCACATCATCCTCCGGTTCGAGATAGAGCGCGCCCTCGTCAGCGGCGACCTGGCCGTCGCGGACGTCCCCGAGGCGTGGAACGACAAGATGGAGTCGTACCTCGGGGTGCGACCCGAGACCGACGCCGAGGGGTGCCTTCAGGACATCCACTGGGCGCACGCGAACTTCGGCTACTTCCCGACGTACTCGCTCGGGAGCGTCCTCGCCGCCCAGCTGTTCGCGGCGGCGGAGCGCGACGTCGGCGACGTCGAGGCGCAGGTCCGCGAGGGGGACTTCGACACCCTGCGCGACTGGCTCCGCGAGCACGTCCACCGCCACGGCCAGCGCTACACCACGCCCGACCTCGTCCGCGAGGCGACCGGCGAGGCGTACACGGCCGACTACTTCCTCGACTACGTGGAGGGGAAGTACGGCGACCTGTACGACCTGTAG
- a CDS encoding M20 family metallopeptidase, whose product MEPTPDVPETPDVRALARDLVAVPSHDDETAAGNAIARWLREHTDATVAHTDAGVVARRDECEHDSPWAVEGGIALVGHHDVVAPDEAQVDGDDYVVEECDGRLHGRGSADMKGSLAALCCAFRDTDAPCTLASFAGEEVGGVGARRAIDRGFAPDYAVVGEGSTGYSSPGVTDVAVAHKGRRASTLVAHGTAAHASEPDAGENAVYRALDAVDVVRDLAAPSATVLGTDLAGSVVVTEIEGGSGWNVVPERCTVTIDERTVPGERADLAAAASEDVEWRVEQDLPPMACSDEAFAAAALDAVRAVQDGAGERVAKPHATDAGWLAQAGTACVVCGAAEPGEAHTAGESVSLAVLDRCYAAYRGITERAASR is encoded by the coding sequence ATGGAGCCGACTCCGGACGTCCCCGAGACGCCCGACGTTCGCGCGCTCGCCCGCGACCTCGTGGCCGTCCCGAGCCACGACGACGAGACGGCCGCCGGCAACGCCATCGCACGGTGGCTCCGCGAGCACACCGACGCGACGGTCGCCCACACCGACGCCGGCGTCGTCGCCCGCCGTGACGAGTGCGAACACGACAGTCCGTGGGCGGTCGAGGGAGGAATAGCGCTCGTCGGCCACCACGACGTGGTGGCGCCGGACGAGGCGCAGGTCGACGGCGACGACTACGTCGTCGAGGAGTGCGACGGTCGCCTCCACGGGCGCGGGAGCGCGGACATGAAGGGGTCGCTCGCCGCGCTGTGCTGCGCGTTCCGCGACACCGACGCCCCCTGTACCCTCGCGTCGTTCGCCGGCGAGGAGGTCGGCGGCGTCGGCGCCCGCCGGGCCATCGACCGGGGTTTCGCGCCCGACTACGCCGTCGTGGGTGAGGGGTCGACGGGCTACTCCTCGCCGGGCGTGACGGACGTCGCCGTCGCGCACAAGGGGCGGCGCGCGAGCACGCTCGTCGCGCACGGGACGGCCGCCCACGCGAGCGAACCGGACGCCGGCGAGAACGCGGTCTACCGCGCGCTCGACGCCGTCGACGTGGTGCGCGACCTGGCGGCGCCGAGCGCGACGGTCCTCGGGACCGACCTCGCGGGGAGCGTCGTCGTCACCGAAATCGAGGGCGGGAGCGGGTGGAACGTCGTCCCCGAGCGCTGTACCGTGACGATAGACGAGCGGACCGTCCCCGGGGAGCGCGCCGACCTCGCCGCCGCCGCGAGCGAGGACGTCGAGTGGCGCGTCGAGCAGGACCTCCCGCCGATGGCCTGCTCCGACGAGGCGTTCGCGGCGGCCGCCCTCGACGCCGTGCGCGCGGTGCAAGACGGCGCGGGCGAGCGCGTCGCCAAGCCCCACGCGACCGACGCCGGGTGGCTCGCGCAGGCGGGCACCGCCTGCGTCGTCTGTGGGGCCGCCGAACCGGGCGAGGCACACACGGCCGGTGAGAGCGTCTCGCTCGCGGTCCTCGACCGCTGTTACGCGGCGTACCGGGGAATCACGGAGCGGGCGGCGTCGCGCTGA
- a CDS encoding PINc/VapC family ATPase produces MNVVPDTSVVVDGRVSERVESGAFADAAIYVPEAVVSELESQANSDREIGWQGLQELQRLTEFADEGRIQLEYVGRRPNEEEIRRASAGEIDAIIRDVASEYDATFVTSDIVQGEVAKAKGLDVEYLEPYDSEVEELSIQPYFDEGTMSVHLKTGMVPMAKRGTVGEMRYEPIGETELDDETMREYVHDVTNAASSSDEGFTELSEPGMQIIQFRNYRIAIAQPPFSDGVEITAVRPIAKTTMADYSYAEEVEERLLDRQRGVLIAGAPGAGKSTFAQAVAEFLADADYSVKTMEKPRDLQVGPDITQYTELDGQMEKTADALLMVRPDYTIYDEVRKTSDFRTFSDMRLAGVGMVGVVHATRAIDALQRLVGRVELGMIPQVVDTVAYVEAGDLTTVYDVKTEVKVPAGLMEEDLARPVIVVSDHETGTPEYEIYTFNRQVVTVPIGEEGGERETGVGRIAKQEIEREIRAVARGHVQVELQGQNRAVVYVEDDDISYVIGKGGGRISQIEDDLGINIDVRTLDERPQRSTGGGAGGGSASASGGSQRQQGEVVTPEITARHIIVPLDGYAGETVEVRAGGEYLFTATVSRGGEIQVSRGSAIAEEMERAIDDGKQLTVLAS; encoded by the coding sequence ATGAATGTCGTTCCGGACACGAGCGTGGTCGTCGACGGCCGCGTGTCCGAGCGGGTCGAGAGCGGCGCGTTCGCCGACGCCGCGATTTACGTCCCGGAGGCGGTGGTGAGCGAACTGGAGTCGCAGGCCAACAGCGACCGCGAGATCGGCTGGCAGGGCCTCCAGGAACTCCAGCGACTCACCGAGTTCGCCGACGAGGGACGCATCCAGCTCGAATACGTCGGTCGGCGACCGAACGAGGAGGAGATACGCCGCGCGAGCGCGGGCGAGATAGACGCCATCATCCGCGACGTGGCGAGCGAGTACGACGCCACCTTCGTCACCAGCGACATCGTCCAGGGCGAGGTGGCGAAGGCGAAGGGACTCGACGTCGAGTACCTCGAACCGTACGACTCGGAGGTCGAGGAGCTCTCCATCCAGCCGTACTTCGACGAGGGGACGATGAGCGTCCACCTGAAGACGGGGATGGTGCCGATGGCCAAGCGCGGCACGGTCGGCGAGATGCGCTACGAACCCATCGGCGAGACGGAACTGGACGACGAGACGATGCGCGAGTACGTCCACGACGTCACGAACGCCGCCTCCAGTTCCGACGAGGGCTTCACCGAACTCTCGGAACCGGGGATGCAGATCATCCAGTTCCGCAACTACCGCATCGCCATCGCCCAGCCGCCGTTCAGCGACGGGGTCGAGATAACCGCCGTCCGACCCATCGCCAAGACGACGATGGCCGACTACAGCTACGCCGAGGAGGTCGAAGAGCGCCTGCTCGACCGGCAGCGCGGCGTCCTCATCGCCGGCGCGCCCGGTGCCGGGAAGTCCACGTTCGCGCAGGCCGTCGCGGAGTTCCTCGCGGACGCCGACTACTCCGTGAAGACGATGGAGAAACCCCGCGACCTGCAGGTCGGCCCGGACATCACCCAGTACACCGAACTCGACGGGCAGATGGAGAAGACGGCCGACGCCCTGCTGATGGTCCGGCCCGACTACACCATCTACGACGAGGTCCGGAAGACCAGCGACTTCCGCACCTTCTCGGACATGCGGCTGGCCGGGGTGGGGATGGTCGGCGTCGTCCACGCCACGCGCGCCATCGACGCCCTCCAGCGCCTCGTCGGCCGCGTCGAACTGGGCATGATTCCGCAGGTGGTCGACACCGTCGCCTACGTCGAGGCGGGCGACCTCACGACGGTCTACGACGTGAAGACGGAGGTGAAGGTGCCCGCCGGCCTGATGGAGGAGGACCTCGCCCGACCCGTCATCGTCGTCAGCGACCACGAGACCGGCACGCCGGAGTACGAGATATACACCTTCAACCGGCAGGTCGTCACCGTCCCCATCGGCGAGGAGGGCGGCGAGCGCGAGACGGGCGTCGGCCGCATCGCCAAACAGGAGATAGAGCGCGAGATTCGCGCCGTCGCCCGCGGGCACGTCCAGGTCGAACTCCAGGGACAGAACCGCGCGGTCGTCTACGTCGAGGACGACGACATCTCCTACGTCATCGGGAAGGGCGGCGGGCGCATCTCCCAGATAGAGGACGACCTCGGCATCAACATCGACGTGCGCACGCTCGACGAGCGCCCCCAGCGCAGCACCGGCGGGGGCGCTGGCGGCGGGAGCGCGAGTGCGAGCGGCGGGAGTCAGCGACAGCAGGGGGAGGTCGTCACCCCCGAGATAACCGCCCGGCACATCATCGTCCCCCTCGACGGGTACGCCGGCGAGACCGTCGAGGTCCGCGCCGGCGGGGAGTACCTCTTCACCGCGACGGTCTCGCGCGGCGGCGAGATTCAGGTCTCGCGGGGGAGCGCCATCGCCGAGGAGATGGAACGGGCCATCGACGACGGCAAGCAACTCACGGTCCTCGCGTCCTGA
- a CDS encoding bifunctional nuclease family protein — protein MPTTATVRGVGVSVSEDGHRTPVVLLDADDRVVPIFVSDDQAQSMQLAIDGESFERPLTHDLLVEMVMELGGAVDRVRIDDLADATFYAKIDAEQYRDGERRDLSFDARPSDAIALALRLECPIEISDAVIDRAGRPASSF, from the coding sequence ATGCCAACGACTGCCACGGTGCGTGGAGTGGGGGTGAGTGTGAGCGAGGACGGTCATCGAACGCCCGTGGTGCTCCTCGACGCGGACGACCGTGTCGTCCCCATCTTCGTCAGCGACGACCAGGCGCAGTCGATGCAACTCGCCATCGACGGCGAGAGCTTCGAGCGACCGCTCACACACGACCTGCTGGTGGAGATGGTGATGGAACTCGGCGGCGCCGTCGACCGCGTCCGCATCGACGACCTCGCCGACGCGACGTTCTACGCGAAGATCGACGCCGAACAGTACCGCGACGGCGAGCGCCGCGACCTCTCGTTCGACGCCCGGCCGAGCGACGCCATCGCGCTCGCGTTACGCCTCGAATGCCCCATCGAAATCTCCGACGCCGTCATCGACCGCGCGGGGCGGCCCGCCTCGTCGTTCTGA
- a CDS encoding GYD domain-containing protein: protein MGTYMALVDVRDTVQNVQKLASVWGDVRNEIHDLDGELLDAYAVLGEHDYLVLFEAPNREQALKMSLVVERRGLDMQTMEIIPVERFGELVEDF from the coding sequence ATGGGCACGTACATGGCGCTCGTCGACGTGCGCGACACGGTCCAGAACGTCCAGAAACTCGCCAGCGTCTGGGGCGACGTGCGAAACGAGATACACGACCTCGACGGCGAACTCCTGGACGCCTACGCCGTCCTCGGCGAGCACGACTACCTCGTGCTGTTCGAGGCGCCCAACCGCGAGCAGGCGCTCAAGATGTCGCTCGTCGTCGAGCGCCGGGGGCTCGACATGCAGACGATGGAGATAATCCCCGTCGAGCGCTTCGGGGAACTGGTCGAGGACTTCTGA
- a CDS encoding amidase — MTEDLTFSSATTLARRLRSGDLSASTLVEACLDAIDARNDRTTAFVTARAEAARAAAAEADRAAARGESLGPLHGVPVGIKDLTPVAGVRTTYGSAPLAEHVPDRDDPVVERLRAAGAIVLGKTNTSEFGHVATTDNALFGPTGTPYGPERTAGGSSGGSAAAVADGLVPLAQGTDAGGSVRIPASACGLYGLKPTFGLVPRHTRPDALADVLPFTCTGPLARTVEDAACFLDVTAGPHTADPFSVPAPQGSFVAALDEGVDDLRVAYSPTLDGVFPVDERVETLVDEAVAALADAGATVERADPDLAPLWDDARAGSLTMFQAKVAALVANSEAAFGVDLGDHLEELSGVLAPMVRRGREHDAVSLCAANAARTAVFDAFEAVFAEYDLLACPTLAVPPFPKTEFGPETIAGESVDPYTGWYLTQAFNMTGHPAASLPAGWTDDGLPVGFQLAGPRHAEATLLAASAAYERERPWHDRRPGR; from the coding sequence ATGACCGAGGACCTGACGTTCTCGTCGGCGACGACGCTCGCCCGCCGCCTCCGGTCGGGCGACCTCTCGGCGTCGACGCTCGTCGAGGCGTGTCTCGACGCCATCGACGCGCGCAACGACCGCACCACCGCTTTCGTCACCGCCCGCGCCGAGGCGGCGCGCGCGGCCGCCGCCGAGGCCGACCGGGCCGCCGCGCGCGGCGAGTCGCTCGGCCCGCTCCACGGCGTCCCCGTCGGCATCAAGGACCTCACGCCGGTCGCGGGGGTGCGGACGACGTACGGCTCCGCGCCGCTCGCCGAACACGTCCCCGACCGTGACGACCCGGTGGTCGAGCGCCTGCGGGCGGCGGGCGCCATCGTCCTCGGGAAGACCAACACCTCGGAGTTCGGTCACGTGGCCACCACGGACAACGCGCTGTTCGGCCCGACGGGGACGCCGTACGGGCCCGAGCGCACCGCCGGCGGCTCCTCCGGCGGGTCGGCGGCGGCCGTCGCCGACGGGCTGGTGCCGCTGGCGCAGGGCACCGACGCCGGCGGGTCGGTGCGCATCCCCGCGAGCGCCTGCGGCCTCTACGGTCTCAAGCCGACGTTCGGCCTCGTCCCGCGTCACACCCGCCCCGACGCGCTCGCCGACGTCCTCCCGTTCACCTGCACCGGGCCGCTCGCGCGCACCGTCGAGGACGCGGCGTGCTTCCTCGACGTGACGGCCGGCCCCCACACCGCGGACCCCTTCTCCGTCCCTGCCCCCCAGGGGTCGTTCGTCGCGGCGCTCGACGAGGGGGTCGACGACCTGCGCGTCGCCTACTCGCCGACGCTCGACGGCGTCTTCCCGGTCGACGAGCGCGTCGAGACGCTCGTCGACGAGGCCGTCGCGGCGCTCGCGGACGCGGGTGCGACCGTCGAGCGAGCCGACCCGGACCTCGCACCCCTCTGGGACGACGCTCGCGCCGGGTCGCTCACGATGTTCCAGGCGAAGGTGGCGGCCCTGGTGGCGAACTCGGAGGCGGCCTTCGGCGTCGACCTGGGTGACCACCTGGAGGAACTGAGCGGCGTCCTCGCACCGATGGTCCGCCGCGGGCGCGAGCACGACGCCGTCTCGCTGTGTGCCGCGAACGCGGCTCGGACGGCCGTCTTCGACGCGTTCGAGGCGGTGTTCGCGGAGTACGACCTGCTCGCCTGCCCGACGCTCGCGGTCCCGCCGTTCCCGAAGACCGAGTTCGGCCCCGAGACGATAGCCGGCGAGTCGGTCGACCCCTACACCGGCTGGTACCTGACGCAGGCGTTCAACATGACCGGCCACCCGGCCGCCTCGCTCCCGGCGGGCTGGACCGACGACGGCCTCCCGGTCGGCTTCCAACTCGCCGGCCCGCGCCACGCCGAGGCGACGCTCCTCGCCGCCAGCGCCGCCTACGAGCGCGAGCGTCCCTGGCACGACCGGCGACCCGGGCGGTGA
- a CDS encoding AAA family ATPase: protein MDIDEARDACDAVSDAVLSAVIADRSFLDHLLLGVLARGHVLIEDVPGTGKTLTARSVARALGLSFSRVQFTPDLLPSDVTGTHVFDERERAFEFQEGPVFANVVLADEINRAPPKTQSALLEAMEERQVTVDGETHPLPDPFVVIATQNPVEQEGTFPLPEAQVDRFVAKTTLGYPDTEGEIELLRRRAARERRSPDVEPVLDPDAVRALRRVPETVRVEEDLFAYMVALAQATREDRRVRVGVSPRGTQRLFEAARAHAVLGGRAFVTPDDVKRVARPVLAHRLVLTPDARVEDVEKSAVVESALDSTPVPTV, encoded by the coding sequence ATGGACATCGACGAGGCACGCGACGCCTGCGACGCCGTCTCGGACGCCGTGCTGTCGGCGGTCATCGCCGACCGGTCGTTCCTCGACCACCTCCTGCTGGGCGTGCTGGCGCGCGGGCACGTCCTCATCGAGGACGTGCCGGGGACGGGCAAGACGCTGACCGCACGGTCGGTGGCGCGGGCGCTCGGCCTCTCGTTCTCTCGCGTGCAGTTCACCCCCGACCTCCTCCCCTCGGACGTGACCGGCACGCACGTCTTCGACGAACGCGAGCGGGCGTTCGAGTTCCAGGAGGGACCCGTCTTCGCCAACGTCGTGCTGGCCGACGAGATAAATCGCGCGCCGCCGAAGACCCAGTCCGCCCTCCTCGAGGCGATGGAGGAACGGCAGGTGACCGTCGACGGCGAGACCCATCCCCTCCCGGACCCCTTCGTCGTCATCGCCACGCAGAACCCCGTCGAGCAGGAGGGCACCTTCCCCCTCCCCGAGGCGCAGGTCGACCGGTTCGTGGCGAAGACGACGCTCGGCTACCCCGACACGGAGGGCGAGATAGAGCTCCTGCGCCGCCGTGCGGCCCGCGAGCGGCGCAGTCCCGACGTCGAACCCGTCCTCGACCCGGACGCCGTCCGGGCGCTCCGGCGCGTCCCCGAGACGGTGCGCGTCGAGGAGGACCTCTTCGCGTACATGGTCGCGCTGGCGCAGGCCACACGCGAGGACCGGCGGGTCCGCGTCGGCGTCTCGCCCCGGGGGACCCAGCGGCTGTTCGAGGCCGCCCGCGCGCACGCCGTCCTCGGCGGCCGGGCGTTCGTCACGCCGGACGACGTCAAGCGGGTCGCCCGACCGGTCCTCGCGCACCGACTGGTGCTGACGCCGGACGCGCGCGTGGAGGACGTCGAGAAGTCGGCCGTCGTCGAGAGCGCGCTCGACTCGACGCCCGTCCCGACGGTCTAG
- a CDS encoding DUF7519 family protein: MSGFSLERRPAGSTVAVVTALAALAALPLVALPAALVGVAAGVVLLALGALRATESLATFGAGALFAGAALAGVAGAPPPVVLLSVAASVVAWDAAVQAADLAATLGRPAATGRPFAVHVATTAGLVSVAAAVGYLAFRASAGGRPLAALVAMLAGALVLATALRT; the protein is encoded by the coding sequence GTGAGCGGGTTCAGCCTCGAGCGTCGCCCCGCCGGGTCGACCGTCGCCGTCGTGACGGCCCTCGCGGCGCTCGCCGCGCTCCCGCTGGTCGCGCTCCCCGCCGCGCTCGTGGGCGTCGCCGCCGGCGTCGTCCTGCTCGCGCTGGGGGCGCTCCGCGCCACCGAGTCGCTGGCGACGTTCGGGGCGGGGGCGCTGTTCGCCGGGGCGGCCCTCGCCGGCGTCGCCGGCGCGCCGCCGCCCGTCGTCCTCCTCTCGGTGGCCGCGAGCGTCGTCGCGTGGGACGCGGCGGTCCAGGCGGCCGACCTCGCCGCGACGCTCGGGCGTCCCGCGGCCACCGGGCGGCCGTTCGCGGTCCACGTCGCCACCACCGCGGGGCTGGTGAGCGTCGCGGCGGCCGTCGGCTACCTCGCGTTTCGGGCGTCCGCGGGCGGGCGACCGCTCGCCGCGCTCGTGGCGATGCTCGCCGGGGCGCTCGTCCTCGCGACGGCGCTCCGGACGTGA